The Oscillospiraceae bacterium sequence TGATGAGGATGTTGATCGAGGGGCCGGAGGTATCTTTGAAGGGGTCGCCGACGGTGTCGCCGACGACGGCGGCCTTGTGGGCGTCGCTGCCCTTGCCGCCGAGCTGGCCGCTCTCGATGTATTTCTTTGCGTTGTCCCACGCGCCGCCGGAATTGGCCATCATGACGGCCAGCACAAAGCCGGTGACGGTGAGGCCGGCGAGCAGACCGGCGATGGCGTCCACGCCGAGGAGCAAACCGGTGATGATGGGAGCGACGATGGCGGAGAGCGCGGGGGCTACCATCTCACGCTGGGCGCCGCGGGTGCAGATGTCCACGCAGCGGGCGTAATCGGGTTCCGCCTTGCCGTCCATCAGGCCCTTGATCTCCTTGAACTGGCGGCGCACTTCGACGACGATGCTCTGCGCCGCGCGGCCCACCGCCTTCATTGTCATGGAGGAGAAGAGGAAGGGCAGCATGCCGCCGATGAAGAGGCCGATCAGCACCGGCGGATTTGTGATGTTCAGATTGAACTGGAACGTGGGGTCGATGATATGTACTTCATCAATAAACGCGGCGATGAGCGCCAGCGCCGTGAGCGCCGCCGAGCCGATGGCGAAGCCCTTGCCGGTCGCGGCGGTGGTGTTGCCCAGCGAATCGAGCGCGTCGGTGCGGCGGCGGACCTCCGGGTCCATGTGCGTCATCTCGGCGATGCCGCCGGCGTTGTCGGCGACGGGGCCGTAGGCGTCCGTGGCCAACGTGATGCCCAACGTGGCCAGCATGCCCACGGCCGAAATGCCGACGCCGTAGAGGCCGGATTCAAAGCTGGCCGCGCCGCCGGCCGCGAAATAACTGACGAGGACGCTGATGCTCACAATGATGACGGGGATCAGCGTGCTCATCATGCCAAGCGAAAGCCCGCCGATGATCACGGTGGCGGGGCCGGTCTGTGTGGTGGCGGCGAGTTCCTGCGTCGGCTTGTAGGTGTCTGAGGTGAAATACTCGGTGAAAAAGCCTATCAACACGCCCGCGACGAGGCCGGAGAGGACGGCGAAGTAGACGCCGATGTGTTCCTTGCCCAGCAGGTGCCACACGAGCGGCAGCGCGATGACGGCGATGAGGATGGCCGAGATGTAAGTGCCCTTGCGCAGCGCGCGCAACAGCACCTTCTGTTCCGCGTTTTCGCCGGAGCGAACAAAGAAAGTGCCGACGACGGAGGCGAGGATGCCGAGGGCCGCCATGACCAGGGGCACGGCCACGCCCTCAAAACCGAAGCCGGCGGCCACGGCCAACGCGGAGGAGGCCACGATGGAACCGACATAGGATTCGTATAGGTCGGCGCCCATACCGGCCACGTCGCCCACGTTGTCGCCCACGTTGTCGGCGATAACGGCCGGGTTGCGGGGGTCGTCCTCGGGGATACCGGCCTCCACTTTGCCCACGAGGTCGGCGCCCACATCGGCGGCCTTGGTGAAGATCCCGCCGCCCACGCGGGCAAACAGCGCCATCGAGGAGGCGCCCATGCCGAAGGTGAGCATGGCCTGGGTGATCCGCTGAATCTGTTCCACGTCCGGCAGATTTGCGTAGAACACGAACTTCAGCAGGAAGAACCAGATCGAGAGATCAAGAAGGCCCAAACCGACCACGACGAAACCCATGACGGTGCCGGAGCTGAAGGCGATGCGCAGTCCCTTGTTCAGGCTCTGGCTGGCGGCGTTGGCGGTGCGCGCGTTGGCGAAGGTGGCGATCCTCATCCCGATGAAGCCGGAGAGGCCCGAAAAGAAGCCGCCGGTGATGAAGGCGAAAGGCACAAAGGGGGTCAAAAAGTCGAGTAGCGCCATGACGCCGAGCAGGACAAAGAGCACGGCGAAAAAGGCGATAACGCCTCTGTACTGGCGCCGCAGATACGCGTTGGCGCCGGTGCGCACGGACAATGCAATCTTCTGCATCGCCTCGGAACCCTCCGGGAACGCCATCACCTGACGTGACTGGAAATACGCGAAGAGCAACGCGACGACAGCGCCCGCAGGGGCCAGGTAGAACAGCCAGCTCATAATGGATCCCAACTCCCATTCAATAAAAATTTCGAGGGACTTTCCTTATACTATAAGAAATGCAGAAAAAATGCAAGCGTTTTTTCACAGCCGCCAGAAACCGACCGCAAAAATGCGACGGACTCGGAGCGTGGACGTGCGAAAGCGCTCAACATTTGACCCCGATCTTTCGATACTAATGAAGGCAGCCGGATGGCGCAAGGGGGCCGTCCGGGCCGGCAATACGGAGATAGCGGCGTTTCAAGGATGGAGTCACGCGGCCGGAGGCACAGCCCTCCGGTTTGGTCGGGCCGTCTTGAAACGCTGTTTTGTCTGTTCGAGCCCGGAGGGAGGGGACGCCATGAAAGAAACTGCCGTCACATTTGATTTCGAAAAGCTCACCACTTTGCTGTACAGCATGGATTCTCTCAACTATTCCGGCAAGGTGCATATGATCACCGGACTCACGGTGGAGTCGGCCGGGCCGTCTGTCAAAATCGGCGAAATGTGTCGGATTTACACGCTGCGGGGAGATAAGAGCATCCAAGCCGAAGTGGTGGGCTTCAAAGACAAACGGATCTTGCTCATGCCCTACGGCGATCTGGCGGGCGTAGGGCCCGGCTCGCGCGTCGTTTCGACGAACCGGACGCTGCGCGTGCCGGTGGGCATGGACTTTCGCGGCCGGGTGCTGGACGGTCTCGGCGCGCCGATCGACGGCGGACCGCCGGTGTGCGCGAGCGAATACTACCCCGTGGAGAACGCCCCGCCAAACCCGCTCTCGCGGCCCCGCATCCACGAGATCCTGCC is a genomic window containing:
- a CDS encoding sodium-translocating pyrophosphatase — encoded protein: MSWLFYLAPAGAVVALLFAYFQSRQVMAFPEGSEAMQKIALSVRTGANAYLRRQYRGVIAFFAVLFVLLGVMALLDFLTPFVPFAFITGGFFSGLSGFIGMRIATFANARTANAASQSLNKGLRIAFSSGTVMGFVVVGLGLLDLSIWFFLLKFVFYANLPDVEQIQRITQAMLTFGMGASSMALFARVGGGIFTKAADVGADLVGKVEAGIPEDDPRNPAVIADNVGDNVGDVAGMGADLYESYVGSIVASSALAVAAGFGFEGVAVPLVMAALGILASVVGTFFVRSGENAEQKVLLRALRKGTYISAILIAVIALPLVWHLLGKEHIGVYFAVLSGLVAGVLIGFFTEYFTSDTYKPTQELAATTQTGPATVIIGGLSLGMMSTLIPVIIVSISVLVSYFAAGGAASFESGLYGVGISAVGMLATLGITLATDAYGPVADNAGGIAEMTHMDPEVRRRTDALDSLGNTTAATGKGFAIGSAALTALALIAAFIDEVHIIDPTFQFNLNITNPPVLIGLFIGGMLPFLFSSMTMKAVGRAAQSIVVEVRRQFKEIKGLMDGKAEPDYARCVDICTRGAQREMVAPALSAIVAPIITGLLLGVDAIAGLLAGLTVTGFVLAVMMANSGGAWDNAKKYIESGQLGGKGSDAHKAAVVGDTVGDPFKDTSGPSINILIKLVSMVSIVFASFLMSNAILPKLF